From the genome of Vespa velutina chromosome 25, iVesVel2.1, whole genome shotgun sequence:
attataaatatttatatctattttatttaggTAAATGCTATGGAATTTtccgaattttctttttcttttgaaatgtaTTACCTCTTTATATTGTTGTACATTTCAcattatattgcatatataaacatattatatttttctttagattaaTAATACAGAGCTGATactatatttgttaataatatgctttctatatatttatttcttcatgaTTACTCGAATCGAAAATTTGATACGTTGATTGAGTATCTTACCTCATTTTTCTTAAGTAATGTTGCGTCGAATTAaactatagaaaaaatattgctaTTCCTctgattttctattatatatcgattccGGTATTCCGATTCTAGAAATGttgattattgtaatattataaaggtattaataaaattacattgcAATAGATATATTATCCTCATATATATCCAAATATATATGCCCATCGAAAACGGATATCGATTTGGTATTGAAGACACCGgcaaaatattgaatttttattgttatctcgaaaaaaaaagaaaaaaagattcgaatGCTTTGAATATCAGCatgattataactatataaaacACTTACAAAGCCGATAAAaattgggaaaaaaaagaatcaacaaATTAAATGCGATGTGATTTTAATAGAGTcaatcgaatagaaaaattattgagtCCATTATTTTGGTCAATAATGTTTACACTTTCAGACAGAAAATGacaagtaattaatatttttcacatcTTCAAATAATACATCACTTGTggttaataattttcacactataagataaaaaatcgatatcgGTAAATAGTTTTTACACTTTCGGACGAAAAATAACATGCAATTACTAGTTTTCAAACTTTCAGCTAAAAAGTCAATTGCGGctaatattttcaacaaattatttttataaagaataataatatatcttaataaaatCAGAAAACACTATTCCAATCTTAACGcgttattaaatgaaataatttcgataaggTTACTTCTTATCTCTTTGTTTGTCAAACAAATACCTTAATCTCctgtaaaattttaatcaaaaaatttgATGATTCTCTTACTATTTATCCGATCGCTTTCTAACTTTTGATCGTCTGAGTTTCTCTACTTGTACTTCCTAAAGTTACTCCATGTATTCCACTATCATCTTTCGgaataatcttatttttcctcttcgaactgattttctatttttgattCTTAAAGTTAGcacgtatttttaatttttatcatatattttattgtttttactgTACGTAGTATGCCTTCCATTAGAGGGTCAGTTGATGCATGAAATTctcaataaatttacattttcgttcaaaattattcaaaatgtataaaaatattcacaaGTTATCCGGCGTACTGAGTATGTTTTCTGCAACCAAATGGCAGTTTAAAAATGAAGTTtaggaaagaagataaaaatggaaaattaggatatttttcaatgaaaagtaTCCTTACGGATAAGAatacataatttaaaagatatcattGAAACGCTGCcttaatatcttataaaacTGTAAAGTTATCTCCATTCttgtcatttaaataatttcattgtttgCTTATCATTGACCTTCGAATGACATagttatttttcgaattttcattGCTTATCTCGTAGAATCGAACATTggtactttttattattttttatgattaatagTACTTCattatggataataattatttatacttcgAAATAATGTTTGGAGGATGCCTAGAGCGCATTTATCTTTTGATACGAtcggaaaaattttttttctacgggTCAATACATTATACTAATAGAgttgaaaattgaattaacCCTTTTTTGtgaattacttattattttctatagagcgaaaaattaaagattaaagTGTATAATAAACAGTGGTAATCATACTAATATTTAACAGttactataaaaattaaataacacaataaatattaagatttgtattttctattattctctttACTACTCTCTAATTACAAAGCAAAAATCACTCCTTTCGTATGGAGCAAAattagttaatatttttaatccgaagctttattcgattaaaatttacatCGAACTATAAAATATCATGGCGTAGGAAAATGAGGTTTTCATAAactgaaataaaagatttcaattaataaaaaattcctttattatcatagttagtatctatagaatttattttaccgTGCCAAAAAGATAATGGGATAATATGATCACTCCTTTAACAGAAAGATTGCATGGCATCATGCTCTTCATTATCataaatagtaaaattttttGCGTTTTTAAAGATAACTTGTAAAATGGTATTTGGCATCTATAAAGATTAATTCatcaattacattttaattaattagccATCTAATTAAAGTAAACTTAGAGCAATAccaacaattttatatatatttcggtgtgatgatctattaatttttgtccaagataatgataaatgtatattacgaACATAGATCCAAAGACATAATTAGTCTTTTGTAATACTTCGTTCATATTTATAGTAAAGGAAAGTATCTgaaataactaaaaaaaaaaatgttcaagcacttacttaattataattatagaaatcCTGAAGGAaaagtatttctcttttttttttattattttttttcaaactaaaATCCATATTACttacgtaaatataatttaagataatCAAAAGCATTGCGAATATCGCCTCGAACAGACAAATTTTCCCATGATAAAGTTTTACTAAATCGACGAAACTTAAAGagcgaaaagaaataaaagcaaaaatagagtaattttaaggaaaaagaagaaagacatgcaataatatttttattcaaaattggCATATGtgcaaataaatgaaatagaatgCAGTTTTGTAAAATTCGTTACAAACTCGATAACATTATCGTAGGATTTTATGACATCGATGATCCACTCATATTCTTCGtcataattgataaaattgtatGTATGATAGAGATTATGCGAATTGCTTTTAcatcctttctctatcttccatctacgtaaaaaaacaaaatttatttaatttttaaaggaaagaaaattaaatttcgactgataattattttttaatatttggtatgtaaatatatatatatatatatacatatatatatatatatatatatttcataatatatcgttgaaaatgaTTACTTACGCGACGATATTGAAAAGAGCGCAGGTATGCTGtataaatgaaacgaatatTGAACAATGTGCTATTCCAATCGTGGTTAAGACGACTAAGTATGTGTATTCGTTGAATAATGCGAAATAGAAATTCATTTGATCTTTCAAAAAGTAATCAATAGAAATTGGTAATATTAATTCGGTTTCATCCAGTACaccaaagatatataaaataatatgtatcacGGATGGTAGTATTAGAATCgtaatatacacataaaaagCAACTGGAATAATAGaacgttaatttaatttaattattatagacaTATAAAGTAACTTCAATaatgtatattctttttctccttttttttttttacttgcgATTAATATTGTACACATTCTGCTTGGATTAgcatatgtttttaatatcatcaatTCAGTCTTGTTCGTCATATTATTCCAATCGGAtttaatacgaaaaagaatTGCCTTTATCTGAAAGTATTACGATATATTGTATCCTTGCATGTTTAATTATGtctgatttaaataaattaattacgctaaatacgaacgattttaactttcgaTAAAAAGTTGTAATATGTTAAtgcaaagataaaagaaggcAAGGCCGTTTCTAATAATTTCGTGAGAGTATCTATCTTCAGTTCCGACAAGATGAGCACACTAACCTAAAGTACATTAAGCAATCTTGATCTAATTTGTTCTAATCACAtgttagtataattatatatcagaaAGAGATTTACCTGTGAAAATGATGCAATTGCTATGATAAGattgaaacaataaatatgaatCATTTGACACGAAGATGTTTTATAAGGCGAAATGccaattaatttaaagaatagaatattataagtATAGTACTCGTTTACGAAAAACTTCTCTTCTTCCAGGGACATATTGATGTCTCATATAACGCATTAATTTCGATTGGCTTCTAACCCATGCCGTTTTCTACATCAAGTATTCTAAATATCCCttctaaatgaatttttaaaataacagaTGTGAGCGTGCATTTCTAACAATTGTCTCGAACgacagaaattttttttcccgaaGCAATAATTCATGTAATATCTATTGCCTATCATACGTTTCTTCCCTCTTAGTTCATTTGTGCGtgtataactaaataaatgtttctttctaactattaagttattatttgtaatttactCCTTACATGGTCGATAATTTTCTCCCTTCTACGATGGACATGCGCGTTGCCTTCGCAGGCACTTCATTATTACATTCTCTCTCAGTATGATTTTACTTTTCAAAGGAAAGACATGGGagagatataattattattttatagtgtctattggatatataaataaagattccTCGTATGGTGACAATTATTATCTCCATAGCATCAGCcaatattgattaatataaacgTAAACATGATAGTTGACACAaatgtaataacaaaattctaCTACTTATTTTATAGGCAAGTAAttgtttcgaaatatttcttcattatttcttaaaaataagtGAACATTATATGTTGCTATAAATGTTGTTTTATATCTGTTCTTTTagaagtttctttttattttatattaatatatatacaaatatatatatatttattttttatttattaagtatataaaaagatatatttatgatcCTTTGAATAcgatctaataaaatttgtagcTGCTTAAAAGAttgttctttatatataattcgaatcGTCGTTGAAGTTACATTGCAATAGAAATACAGCACCTTGTAGAATTTTTCGTTATACGTTTCCTGCTCTAATTCTTGTCTGTGTGAATCAAAAAATTTAGGACTACACCTAGTAATCAATATCTTTCTGCAGCAACAGGTATGCAAATCACCATTTGTTGATTGTTGTCTTTCGTTTGGGACGTGTCTGTTATtcatacgttatatatataaatataattttcagtaacataacaaatatttgtcaCATGAATTTtgagtatttaaaaaattctgatttccttaaattatattattgaaatgttGTATAACATGCTATGGTaatcaaacgaaaatatttttttatataaatg
Proteins encoded in this window:
- the LOC124957228 gene encoding uncharacterized protein LOC124957228, which encodes MSLEEEKFFVNEYYTYNILFFKLIGISPYKTSSCQMIHIYCFNLIIAIASFSQVSVLILSELKIDTLTKLLETALPSFIFALTYYNFLSKIKAILFRIKSDWNNMTNKTELMILKTYANPSRMCTILIAIAFYVYITILILPSVIHIILYIFGVLDETELILPISIDYFLKDQMNFYFALFNEYTYLVVLTTIGIAHCSIFVSFIQHTCALFNIVAWKIEKGCKSNSHNLYHTYNFINYDEEYEWIIDVIKSYDNVIDFVDLVKLYHGKICLFEAIFAMLLIILNYIYLFQILSFTINMNEVLQKTNYVFGSMFVIYIYHYLGQKLIDHHTEIYIKLCQIPFYKLSLKTQKILLFMIMKSMMPCNLSVKGVIILSHYLFGTKISSKRKNKIIPKDDSGIHGVTLGSTSRETQTIKRD